The following are encoded in a window of Paraburkholderia hospita genomic DNA:
- a CDS encoding cysteine hydrolase family protein translates to MMTSGTQLDPRQTALIIVDLQNDFVSEGGAYHRGGAASDAARALPLRVAPVARVLKQRGGFVAASQFTLWPDAQGEPMISPHLRQLRPFLRRGDFVAGSNGHATVAALDDLVDVSVWKVAYSAFFNTQLDWVLRRAGIEVVAICGIVTNGGVASTARDAHMRDYRVLVLGDGCAASTQAAHDAALADLCTVGEVTTCEAFQSRLGA, encoded by the coding sequence ATGATGACTTCCGGCACGCAACTCGATCCGCGACAGACCGCGCTCATCATCGTCGATCTGCAAAACGACTTTGTGAGCGAAGGCGGCGCCTATCATCGCGGCGGCGCGGCGTCGGACGCGGCGCGCGCATTGCCGCTGCGCGTGGCGCCAGTGGCTCGCGTGCTCAAGCAACGAGGCGGATTTGTCGCGGCAAGCCAGTTCACGTTATGGCCCGACGCCCAGGGTGAGCCGATGATCTCGCCGCATCTCAGGCAACTGCGCCCGTTCCTGCGTCGAGGTGACTTTGTCGCTGGGTCGAACGGTCACGCGACCGTCGCCGCACTCGACGATCTGGTCGATGTGTCGGTGTGGAAAGTCGCGTATTCCGCGTTCTTCAACACGCAGCTCGACTGGGTGTTGCGTCGCGCGGGCATCGAGGTCGTGGCGATCTGCGGCATCGTCACCAACGGCGGCGTGGCCAGCACCGCGCGCGACGCGCATATGCGGGACTATCGCGTGCTCGTTTTGGGCGACGGTTGCGCGGCATCGACGCAAGCAGCGCACGACGCCGCGCTTGCCGATCTTTGCACGGTCGGTGAGGTGACGACGTGCGAGGCTTTCCAGAGCCGCCTTGGCGCGTGA
- a CDS encoding isocitrate lyase/PEP mutase family protein, whose product MATKVNGLKTILQQGSVLAPGVFDALTALIAEQAGFEALYLSGASIAYTRLGRSDVGLTTSSEVEDTLARITERVDVPLIVDADTGFGNALNVKRTVRGFERAGAAMIQLEDQTFPKRCGHLDGKSLIPVAEMCGKLRAAVDARSNSETMILARTDAVAVEGLDAALDRAERYLEAGADALFIEALRSVEQMKAACDRFAGRVPLLANMVEGGKTPVHSVQALTQLGFRIVIFPGGTARAVAHTLQGYYSSLRETGTTYPWKDRMLDFDGINDVIGTQALMAESKLYG is encoded by the coding sequence ATGGCGACAAAAGTAAACGGACTTAAGACCATCCTTCAGCAAGGTTCAGTCCTTGCCCCTGGCGTCTTCGACGCATTGACAGCGTTGATCGCCGAACAGGCTGGCTTCGAGGCGCTGTATCTATCCGGCGCATCGATTGCCTACACGCGGCTTGGCCGCTCGGATGTCGGTCTGACGACGTCATCCGAAGTCGAAGATACGCTTGCGCGGATTACCGAGCGTGTCGATGTTCCGTTGATCGTCGATGCCGATACGGGCTTCGGCAATGCGTTGAACGTCAAGCGCACGGTGCGTGGCTTCGAACGCGCTGGCGCGGCCATGATCCAGCTGGAAGATCAGACCTTCCCGAAACGTTGCGGGCATCTGGACGGGAAGTCATTAATCCCGGTTGCTGAGATGTGCGGCAAATTGCGCGCGGCAGTCGATGCGCGATCGAACAGCGAGACGATGATCCTGGCGCGCACCGATGCGGTGGCCGTCGAGGGACTGGACGCTGCGCTCGATCGCGCCGAGCGATATCTGGAAGCAGGTGCCGATGCGTTGTTCATTGAAGCGCTGCGCTCGGTCGAACAGATGAAAGCGGCCTGCGATCGCTTCGCAGGACGGGTTCCGTTGCTCGCGAATATGGTCGAGGGCGGTAAAACGCCGGTGCACAGCGTGCAGGCGCTGACGCAACTGGGATTTCGCATTGTTATTTTTCCCGGCGGCACGGCGCGCGCGGTCGCGCATACGTTGCAGGGTTATTACTCCAGTCTGCGTGAGACCGGAACGACTTACCCTTGGAAAGATCGCATGCTCGATTTCGACGGAATTAACGACGTGATCGGGACGCAGGCGTTGATGGCAGAATCGAAGCTGTACGGTTAA
- a CDS encoding hydantoinase/oxoprolinase family protein, protein MKDAAHGSLVVGVDVGGTFTDLFVLDEAAGTARVVKVPSTRGEEARGFMNGIERIGGEGEGHGGARAIATVVHGTTVGTNALLERKVARTGIITTEGFRDVLEMRRRDRPRTWGLRGTFEPVVPRDLRLEVSERVLADGTLHTAVDIAQVEAAARALLERGCEAVCVFFVNAYANSVNEVHAVAAVRAIWPNANVTAATEVLPEIREFERCSTATLNASLQPVVGSYLTRLESDLKAHGFGGELLVVQSNGGIMSRQTACDVPVRTALSGPAAGVIACAAIGRAAGFPNLVTGDMGGTSFDVSLVARGEASLSAQTSIDFGMVVRAPMIQIETIGAGGGSIASVDAGGLLQVGPESAGSVPGPACYGRGNMRPTVTDANVLLGRIAADRPLGGGLLSRMDAGKSREAIDMHVAAPLGLDAYAAAEAILTVANAKMAGAIRLVSIERGHDPREFAYMPFGGGGALHVCAMMREVGTTTGIVPRFPGVTSAIGCVIADMRHDGVQTLNRGLAELDVDDLRARVAGMADACQQRLDSASVAFEAVRENVELDMLYVGQSHTVRVEVQRDALDRAAIGAAFEAAYRTAFGRALDGIPVRIMNLRYARIGVRPKFDLAVLAPKATTMPASPGTQAVFHDGQWWDAVRHARLDLPVGATVDGPAILEQADTTIWLEPGFSGRVDPLGNLLITRRTT, encoded by the coding sequence ATGAAGGATGCGGCACACGGTTCTCTGGTCGTCGGCGTCGACGTGGGTGGCACGTTCACCGACCTGTTCGTCCTCGACGAAGCCGCCGGCACCGCGCGCGTGGTCAAGGTGCCGTCGACACGGGGCGAAGAAGCGCGCGGTTTCATGAACGGCATCGAACGCATCGGCGGCGAAGGCGAAGGGCATGGCGGCGCGCGTGCGATTGCGACGGTCGTGCATGGCACGACGGTCGGCACCAATGCGTTGCTCGAACGAAAGGTTGCCCGCACCGGCATCATCACGACGGAAGGTTTTCGCGACGTGCTCGAAATGCGGCGCCGCGACCGGCCGCGCACCTGGGGCTTGCGTGGGACGTTCGAGCCGGTCGTGCCACGCGATCTGCGACTCGAAGTGAGCGAGCGCGTGCTGGCCGACGGCACGTTGCATACAGCCGTGGACATCGCCCAGGTCGAGGCCGCCGCGCGCGCGTTGCTCGAACGCGGCTGCGAGGCAGTGTGCGTGTTCTTCGTCAATGCCTACGCGAATTCCGTCAATGAAGTGCACGCAGTGGCCGCGGTGCGCGCGATCTGGCCCAACGCGAACGTCACGGCAGCGACCGAAGTGCTGCCCGAGATCCGCGAGTTCGAACGATGCTCGACGGCCACGTTGAACGCGTCGTTGCAGCCCGTCGTAGGCAGCTATCTGACGCGTCTCGAGAGCGATCTGAAAGCGCATGGATTCGGCGGCGAATTGCTGGTGGTGCAAAGCAATGGCGGGATCATGTCGCGCCAGACCGCGTGCGATGTACCCGTGCGCACGGCGTTGTCCGGCCCGGCTGCGGGCGTGATCGCCTGTGCCGCGATCGGACGTGCCGCGGGCTTCCCGAATCTGGTGACGGGCGACATGGGCGGCACATCGTTCGATGTGTCGCTGGTTGCGCGCGGTGAAGCGTCGTTGTCCGCGCAGACCTCGATCGATTTCGGCATGGTAGTGCGCGCGCCGATGATCCAGATCGAGACGATCGGCGCGGGCGGCGGCTCGATTGCATCGGTCGATGCGGGCGGCCTGCTGCAGGTCGGCCCCGAGTCCGCCGGCAGCGTCCCAGGCCCGGCGTGCTACGGACGCGGCAACATGCGCCCGACCGTCACCGATGCCAACGTGCTGCTCGGTCGGATAGCAGCCGATCGTCCGCTGGGCGGCGGGCTTCTGTCACGGATGGACGCCGGCAAGTCGCGCGAGGCGATCGACATGCACGTCGCTGCGCCGCTAGGACTTGATGCGTACGCCGCGGCCGAAGCGATCCTGACGGTGGCGAACGCGAAGATGGCGGGTGCGATTCGCCTGGTGTCGATCGAGCGGGGCCATGATCCGCGCGAGTTTGCCTACATGCCGTTCGGCGGCGGCGGCGCGCTGCACGTGTGCGCGATGATGCGCGAAGTTGGCACCACGACGGGCATCGTGCCGCGTTTTCCGGGCGTGACGTCGGCGATCGGCTGCGTGATTGCCGATATGCGCCACGACGGCGTGCAGACGCTGAACCGGGGGCTGGCCGAACTCGATGTCGACGATCTGCGTGCCCGCGTCGCGGGCATGGCCGACGCGTGCCAGCAGCGGCTCGATTCGGCGAGCGTCGCCTTCGAAGCGGTGCGCGAGAACGTCGAACTGGACATGCTGTACGTCGGCCAGAGCCATACGGTTCGCGTCGAAGTGCAGCGCGACGCGCTCGATCGTGCGGCGATTGGCGCCGCGTTCGAAGCCGCGTACCGCACGGCGTTCGGGCGCGCGCTGGACGGCATTCCCGTGCGCATCATGAACCTCCGCTATGCGCGCATCGGTGTCCGGCCCAAGTTCGATCTGGCCGTGCTGGCACCGAAGGCCACGACGATGCCGGCCTCGCCCGGCACGCAAGCGGTATTTCATGACGGCCAGTGGTGGGACGCCGTGCGCCATGCACGCCTCGACTTGCCGGTGGGCGCAACGGTGGACGGTCCCGCGATCCTCGAACAGGCCGATACCACGATCTGGCTCGAACCCGGGTTCAGCGGTCGAGTCGACCCATTGGGTAATCTGCTGATCACGCGCCGCACGACCTGA
- a CDS encoding hotdog family protein — MAALCFEDVETGTEIPPVVKGPMTTAHIMRWSASMENWHRIHYDWRFATGHDKLPDVMVNGSWKQHIMLQLLTDWVGESGWAWKLQFQFRGMNVPGDVITAWGRVTGRERRGGYGLVHLEIGLRNQQGRESTPGTATVVLPMRHGAPVPYPFDPAVLDEAA, encoded by the coding sequence ATGGCCGCACTATGTTTTGAAGACGTCGAAACCGGCACGGAGATTCCGCCTGTCGTCAAAGGTCCGATGACCACGGCGCACATCATGCGCTGGTCGGCTTCGATGGAGAACTGGCACCGCATCCACTACGACTGGCGATTCGCGACCGGGCACGACAAGCTGCCCGACGTGATGGTCAACGGATCGTGGAAGCAGCACATCATGCTGCAACTCCTGACGGATTGGGTCGGCGAGAGCGGTTGGGCATGGAAGCTCCAGTTCCAGTTTCGCGGCATGAACGTGCCCGGCGACGTGATTACGGCCTGGGGCCGCGTGACGGGCCGCGAGCGGCGCGGCGGCTATGGTCTCGTGCATCTGGAGATCGGGCTGCGCAACCAGCAAGGCAGGGAGAGCACGCCGGGCACTGCGACGGTCGTCCTGCCAATGCGGCATGGCGCACCTGTGCCGTATCCGTTCGATCCTGCTGTTCTCGATGAGGCAGCGTGA
- a CDS encoding 3-isopropylmalate dehydratase large subunit: MAAAQTLAQKLIAAACGRPEVEVGEIVTCNVDLAMFHDSSGPRRLQPMLEQLGASLWDKSKVVLVIDHYVPEADDESRRIVRIARQWASAQQLPNVYDSVGICHVVLPERGHLRPGMFCVGGDSHSPTGGAFGAYMFGIGSTEMLGVAVSGQIWVKVPETLQMNWRHRLSCGVTAKDMMLHMIGRFGMNGGRYQAVEFCGEAINALSMQERMTLSNMSAELGSQVGLIAPDAITVDYLRAAGVQDEIDVARWQSDPQARVETHDFDAAQLAPQVAAPHSPANTRDVGAFGDVAVQVAYIGACTGAKLEDLRAAARILRGRRVAEGVQLVVAPASIRDQSQAASEGVMDVLEAAGAQVLATTCGACAGYGGSIPEGSTVVSSTARNFKGRMGAETAQVYLGSPYTVAASALRGRITDPREVLA, from the coding sequence ATGGCAGCAGCACAAACGCTTGCGCAAAAGCTGATTGCGGCGGCCTGCGGGCGGCCCGAAGTCGAAGTTGGAGAAATCGTCACGTGCAACGTCGATCTCGCGATGTTCCATGACTCGAGCGGTCCGCGCCGGTTGCAGCCGATGCTCGAACAGCTCGGCGCATCGTTGTGGGACAAGTCGAAAGTCGTGCTCGTGATCGACCACTATGTGCCGGAGGCCGACGACGAATCGCGCCGGATCGTGCGCATCGCGCGTCAATGGGCAAGCGCACAGCAGTTGCCGAACGTCTACGACAGTGTCGGCATCTGCCATGTGGTGTTGCCGGAACGTGGCCACCTGCGACCGGGCATGTTCTGCGTGGGCGGCGACTCGCATTCGCCGACAGGCGGCGCGTTCGGCGCATACATGTTCGGCATCGGCAGCACGGAGATGCTCGGCGTCGCAGTATCCGGGCAGATCTGGGTCAAGGTGCCGGAGACCTTGCAGATGAACTGGCGTCATCGCCTTTCATGCGGCGTGACGGCGAAAGACATGATGCTGCATATGATCGGCCGCTTCGGCATGAACGGCGGCCGCTATCAGGCCGTCGAATTCTGCGGCGAAGCCATCAACGCGCTGTCGATGCAGGAACGCATGACGCTGTCGAACATGAGCGCGGAACTGGGGTCGCAGGTCGGCCTGATTGCGCCGGACGCGATTACGGTCGACTATCTTCGCGCCGCGGGCGTGCAAGATGAGATCGATGTCGCTCGCTGGCAAAGCGATCCGCAAGCCCGCGTCGAGACGCACGACTTCGACGCCGCGCAACTCGCGCCGCAAGTGGCCGCGCCGCACAGCCCGGCGAATACGCGCGATGTCGGCGCGTTCGGCGATGTCGCCGTGCAGGTCGCCTATATCGGCGCGTGCACTGGCGCGAAACTCGAGGACTTGCGCGCGGCGGCCAGAATATTGCGCGGGCGCCGGGTGGCCGAGGGCGTGCAACTCGTCGTGGCACCGGCCAGTATCCGCGACCAGTCGCAAGCGGCAAGCGAAGGCGTGATGGATGTGCTAGAAGCAGCTGGCGCGCAAGTGCTCGCCACGACATGCGGCGCGTGTGCCGGTTATGGCGGCTCGATTCCCGAAGGCAGCACGGTTGTGTCGAGCACCGCGCGCAACTTCAAAGGCCGTATGGGCGCCGAGACGGCGCAGGTCTATCTGGGTTCGCCCTATACGGTTGCGGCGTCTGCGTTACGTGGACGCATTACCGATCCTCGCGAGGTGCTCGCATGA
- a CDS encoding Ldh family oxidoreductase, with protein MAMEKNRYDANSLRDYARNVLGKAGLASGYADDVARTLVEGDLMGHDTHGLALLSGYVRELQAGTMTYDGKPEVISDRAATLLWDGHRLPGPALVHAGIDALMPRVRELGSATLVIRRSHHIACLAAYLLRATESNLVMMLASSDPSVQSVAPFGGTRPLFTPNPIALGVPTSTTPILIDISASVTTNAMSARLHQNGQLFDEPWMLDAHGDATRDPGVLFADPPGTILPLGGLSAGHKGFGLALLIEALTGGLAGFGRADPSEGWGATVFMTLYDPAALGGIEALRRQMDWLGDACRSNAPRVPHDPVRLPGDRAMARRGEQLAHGVRLRPAVVAALEACGARYGIPSLAALDVETGKEAV; from the coding sequence ATGGCGATGGAAAAGAACCGCTACGACGCAAATTCGCTGCGTGACTATGCGCGCAACGTGCTGGGCAAAGCGGGCCTCGCCAGCGGATACGCGGACGACGTTGCACGCACGCTCGTCGAAGGCGACCTGATGGGACACGATACTCACGGCCTCGCGCTGTTGTCCGGTTACGTCCGCGAGCTGCAAGCGGGCACGATGACGTACGACGGAAAGCCCGAAGTTATCTCCGACCGCGCCGCCACTTTGCTGTGGGATGGTCACCGGCTGCCGGGGCCGGCACTCGTCCACGCCGGAATTGATGCGCTGATGCCCCGTGTGCGAGAACTCGGCAGCGCAACCCTCGTCATCCGACGCAGTCATCACATCGCGTGCCTTGCCGCGTATCTGCTGCGCGCCACCGAGTCGAATCTGGTGATGATGCTGGCGAGCTCCGATCCCAGCGTGCAGAGTGTTGCGCCTTTCGGTGGCACGCGCCCGTTGTTTACACCCAACCCCATCGCGCTCGGCGTGCCCACGTCGACCACGCCGATACTGATCGATATTTCGGCATCCGTAACGACCAATGCGATGAGCGCACGCCTTCACCAGAATGGCCAGCTGTTCGACGAACCATGGATGCTCGATGCGCATGGCGACGCGACACGCGATCCGGGCGTGCTGTTTGCCGATCCGCCTGGCACGATCCTGCCGCTTGGTGGACTGTCGGCGGGTCACAAGGGGTTCGGTCTCGCGTTGCTGATCGAGGCACTCACTGGGGGTCTCGCTGGATTCGGCCGCGCCGACCCTTCGGAGGGCTGGGGCGCGACCGTCTTCATGACGCTGTACGATCCGGCCGCATTGGGTGGCATCGAAGCGTTGCGACGGCAAATGGACTGGCTAGGCGATGCCTGCCGCAGCAATGCACCGCGCGTCCCGCACGATCCCGTGCGCCTGCCCGGCGACCGCGCGATGGCCCGGCGCGGCGAGCAGCTCGCGCATGGCGTGCGCCTGCGTCCTGCTGTCGTCGCGGCGCTCGAAGCATGCGGTGCACGGTACGGCATACCATCCCTTGCGGCGCTGGACGTAGAAACCGGCAAGGAAGCCGTCTGA
- a CDS encoding LeuD/DmdB family oxidoreductase small subunit, which produces MTACRTAFAETGWTSDMHRVWRVGGDINTDSLAPGAYMKFGIDEIARHCLQNERPDFAAGVQTGDVLVAGPNFGIGSSREQAAAALVRLGVRAVIAPAFNGLYFRNAFNVGLLLLTCADAETIGEGERIAIDPHGGGILLADGRELPCDPVPAFLLDMVDAGGLLNLLKQRYPTPNGVISC; this is translated from the coding sequence ATGACCGCTTGCCGCACGGCGTTCGCCGAAACCGGGTGGACTTCCGATATGCATCGCGTATGGCGGGTCGGTGGGGATATCAATACCGATTCGCTCGCACCCGGCGCGTATATGAAATTCGGCATCGACGAAATCGCCCGCCATTGCTTGCAAAACGAGCGCCCCGATTTTGCAGCGGGCGTCCAGACGGGCGACGTGCTCGTGGCCGGGCCGAACTTCGGCATCGGCTCATCGCGCGAACAGGCTGCCGCTGCGCTGGTACGCCTGGGCGTGCGGGCAGTGATCGCACCAGCGTTCAATGGCCTGTACTTTCGCAACGCATTCAACGTCGGCCTGTTGCTGCTGACGTGCGCCGACGCCGAAACGATCGGAGAGGGCGAGCGCATCGCGATCGACCCCCACGGCGGCGGCATCCTGCTGGCCGATGGGCGCGAGCTGCCGTGCGATCCCGTCCCTGCATTTCTGCTCGACATGGTCGACGCAGGCGGTCTGCTCAATTTGCTCAAGCAGCGCTACCCCACACCCAACGGAGTCATCTCATGCTAG
- a CDS encoding hydantoinase B/oxoprolinase family protein: MLDPVTLAVLKGRLEQIADEMDATLYRSAFNPIIAEAHDACHGIYDAVSGATLVQGKSGLPVFVGAMAFAVKAAIRVAGERGGMIDGDVWLFNDPYEGGTHANDFKLVRPVFRDGKLFCFLASAAHWHDVGGAVPGNYNPAATECWQEAVQIPPVRIVRRGELDADVLAILKANTRLPDSLWGDLNGQLAALELGARRLNDLLGDYGDNVVLESLALLRERAVRLMRSHVAALPDGDYTFDDMLDNDGVRDEPLKIALCMRVAGDTLTLDFTGTSPACAGPVNISRATAIAACYVALKHLFPDVPANAGVLDAVSFVLPDGLVISADRPRPVGGYTETILRMIDVIFCAMAQAAPELAMAQAYGTINALSIAGHRSSGARKGQRWVMFSFFGGGHGGHSQGDGLSHGNAPISTATIPPLEILEAAYPVRFTQWALRPDSGGDGTYRGGLGAIYEIELLEDEAEAFIFGERGRSAPQGIAGGAASVRNVFRYQQDGEWHTPPMASKMLGIRLKRGERVRLETPGGGGYGAPSERSDAAREHDRAMGYVTMDMKERQA, translated from the coding sequence ATGCTAGACCCGGTCACGCTGGCGGTCCTCAAGGGCCGGCTGGAACAGATCGCCGATGAAATGGACGCGACCCTGTACCGCAGCGCCTTCAATCCGATCATCGCGGAAGCACACGACGCCTGCCACGGTATCTACGACGCCGTTTCGGGCGCGACGCTGGTGCAGGGCAAGTCGGGCCTGCCGGTGTTCGTCGGCGCGATGGCGTTCGCGGTGAAGGCGGCAATCCGCGTGGCAGGCGAGCGCGGCGGCATGATCGACGGCGACGTCTGGCTCTTCAACGATCCGTACGAAGGCGGCACGCACGCGAACGACTTCAAGCTGGTGCGTCCCGTGTTTCGCGACGGCAAGCTGTTCTGCTTCCTTGCGTCAGCGGCTCACTGGCACGACGTCGGCGGCGCGGTGCCCGGCAATTACAACCCGGCCGCTACGGAGTGCTGGCAGGAAGCCGTGCAGATTCCGCCCGTGCGGATCGTGCGGCGCGGCGAACTCGATGCCGACGTGCTCGCCATTCTCAAAGCGAACACCCGCTTGCCCGATAGCCTGTGGGGCGACCTGAACGGCCAGCTTGCCGCGCTTGAACTCGGCGCGCGCCGCCTGAACGATCTGCTCGGCGACTACGGCGACAACGTCGTGCTTGAATCGCTCGCGCTGTTGCGCGAACGGGCTGTCAGGCTGATGCGCTCGCACGTGGCAGCGCTGCCCGACGGCGACTATACGTTCGACGACATGCTGGATAACGACGGCGTGCGCGACGAGCCGCTGAAGATCGCCTTATGCATGCGCGTTGCCGGCGACACGCTGACACTCGATTTCACCGGCACGTCGCCGGCTTGCGCCGGACCTGTGAACATCTCGCGGGCCACGGCGATCGCCGCCTGCTATGTCGCGCTCAAGCATCTGTTCCCGGACGTGCCCGCGAATGCGGGCGTGCTCGACGCCGTGTCGTTCGTATTGCCGGATGGGCTCGTGATCTCAGCCGACCGGCCGCGTCCGGTCGGCGGCTATACGGAAACGATCCTGCGCATGATCGACGTGATTTTTTGTGCGATGGCCCAGGCCGCGCCGGAACTCGCGATGGCGCAGGCTTACGGCACGATCAACGCGCTGTCGATAGCCGGTCATCGCAGCAGCGGCGCACGCAAAGGTCAGCGCTGGGTGATGTTCAGTTTCTTTGGCGGCGGTCACGGCGGACATTCGCAAGGCGACGGCCTGAGCCACGGCAATGCGCCGATTTCGACCGCGACGATCCCGCCGCTGGAAATTCTGGAGGCCGCCTATCCGGTGCGCTTTACGCAATGGGCGTTACGTCCCGATTCGGGCGGCGATGGCACCTATCGTGGCGGGCTGGGCGCGATCTATGAAATCGAACTGCTCGAAGACGAAGCGGAAGCGTTCATCTTCGGCGAGCGCGGACGCTCCGCGCCGCAAGGCATCGCGGGCGGCGCGGCGTCGGTGCGCAACGTGTTCCGCTATCAGCAGGATGGCGAATGGCACACGCCGCCGATGGCGTCGAAGATGCTCGGCATCCGCCTGAAGCGCGGCGAACGCGTGCGGCTGGAAACGCCCGGCGGGGGCGGCTATGGCGCGCCGTCGGAACGATCGGATGCGGCACGCGAACACGACCGCGCGATGGGTTATGTCACGATGGATATGAAGGAGCGACAGGCATGA
- a CDS encoding FAS1-like dehydratase domain-containing protein, producing MSNEYITGKVKAIIGAQTDWVVSTHPVEAGEVRRFHHATMDDARRYWDEDWAATSRYGSVVAPPGFPVHAFRRPANSPDPLDDMNKPDYDGLSRSFSGLPAVEVELPRDLNGGYEYELYRYARVGEKVLRQARYKDIVQRDGKSGPMVFVIIEETYTTESGEKLLKVTNTQIMR from the coding sequence GTGAGCAATGAATACATCACCGGCAAGGTGAAAGCCATCATCGGTGCGCAGACCGACTGGGTTGTGTCGACACATCCCGTCGAAGCGGGCGAAGTGCGCCGCTTCCATCACGCGACGATGGACGACGCGCGCCGCTACTGGGACGAAGACTGGGCTGCGACGAGCCGCTACGGCAGCGTGGTCGCGCCGCCCGGTTTTCCCGTGCATGCATTTCGCCGGCCAGCGAACTCGCCCGATCCGCTCGACGACATGAACAAGCCCGACTACGACGGGTTGAGCCGCAGCTTCAGCGGCCTGCCTGCCGTCGAAGTCGAACTGCCGCGCGACCTGAACGGCGGCTACGAATACGAGCTGTATCGCTACGCGCGCGTCGGCGAGAAGGTGCTGCGTCAGGCACGCTACAAGGACATCGTGCAACGCGACGGCAAGAGCGGTCCGATGGTGTTCGTCATCATCGAGGAGACCTACACGACCGAGTCCGGCGAAAAGCTGCTCAAGGTCACCAATACGCAGATCATGCGCTAG
- a CDS encoding UxaA family hydrolase, protein MRTTTDSEATPLAAAAASTDPIIRLHPDDDVVIARHQLVAGMCLGNGITVRGLVPPGHKVALRAVQSGAPVRRYGQIIGFATRPIESGEHVHTHNLAIGTFERDYAFGAGVRPTIHVQPPAQFQGIVRSNGRVATRNYIGILTSVNCSATAARAIADYFRRDVNPQALADYPNVDGVVALTHGQGCAIDANGEALEVLRRTIGGYARHSNFAAVLIVGLGCETNQIDGLMEAQGLAGSATLKTMMIQSSGGTSRTVAAGIDQVKAMLAEANQVRRQPVDASHLLVGLQCGGSDGYSGISANPALGTAVDRLVAHGGTAILSETPEIYGAEHLLTRRAVSQAVGEKLVARIRWWEAYCARMNASLDNNPSAGNKAGGLTTILEKSLGAVAKGGTTDLVDVYSYAGQVDAHGLVFMDTPGYDPVSATGQVAGGANLICFTTGRGSAYGCVPSPSLKLGTNTALWHRQQEDIDLNCGAVIDGTRTVEQMGEEIFQLMLATASGQKSKSELHGYGHNEFVPWQLGAIT, encoded by the coding sequence ATGCGCACGACCACGGACTCTGAAGCGACGCCGCTTGCCGCTGCCGCGGCATCGACTGATCCCATCATCCGGCTGCATCCCGATGACGATGTCGTGATCGCGCGACATCAACTGGTTGCGGGCATGTGCCTCGGTAACGGCATCACCGTGCGCGGCCTGGTGCCGCCCGGACACAAGGTCGCCCTACGGGCTGTCCAAAGTGGCGCGCCCGTACGACGTTACGGGCAGATCATCGGATTCGCGACGCGCCCCATCGAGTCCGGCGAGCACGTGCACACGCATAATCTCGCCATTGGCACGTTCGAGCGAGACTATGCGTTCGGCGCCGGCGTCCGGCCGACGATACACGTGCAACCGCCCGCGCAGTTTCAGGGCATCGTCCGCAGCAATGGGCGTGTCGCGACCCGCAACTACATCGGGATACTGACGTCGGTGAATTGTTCGGCCACGGCCGCACGCGCCATCGCCGACTACTTCCGGCGCGACGTCAATCCGCAGGCACTTGCCGACTATCCGAACGTGGATGGCGTCGTCGCCCTCACGCACGGACAAGGCTGTGCGATCGACGCCAACGGCGAGGCGCTCGAAGTGCTTCGCCGCACGATCGGCGGCTACGCGCGCCATTCCAACTTCGCCGCTGTGTTGATCGTCGGGCTGGGCTGCGAGACCAATCAGATCGATGGGTTGATGGAGGCACAAGGTCTCGCGGGGAGCGCCACGCTGAAGACGATGATGATCCAGAGCAGTGGCGGCACCTCACGCACGGTGGCGGCTGGCATCGACCAGGTCAAGGCAATGCTTGCCGAGGCCAACCAGGTGCGACGTCAGCCAGTCGATGCCAGCCATCTCCTGGTTGGGCTGCAATGCGGCGGCTCCGATGGCTACTCGGGCATCAGCGCCAATCCGGCATTGGGCACAGCCGTCGACCGGCTGGTTGCGCACGGCGGCACGGCGATTCTCTCCGAAACGCCGGAAATCTATGGCGCCGAGCATCTGCTCACGCGCCGCGCGGTGTCGCAGGCAGTGGGCGAGAAGCTGGTTGCCCGTATTCGCTGGTGGGAAGCTTACTGTGCGCGGATGAACGCGAGTCTCGACAACAATCCGTCGGCCGGCAACAAGGCGGGAGGACTGACCACGATCCTCGAGAAATCGCTGGGCGCGGTGGCCAAGGGCGGCACGACAGATCTCGTCGACGTGTACAGCTATGCCGGACAGGTCGACGCTCATGGTTTGGTGTTCATGGATACGCCCGGCTACGATCCCGTTTCCGCCACGGGACAGGTCGCGGGGGGCGCGAACCTGATCTGCTTTACAACAGGACGTGGTTCAGCATACGGATGCGTGCCGTCGCCGTCACTGAAACTCGGGACGAATACGGCGCTTTGGCATCGACAGCAGGAAGATATCGATCTCAACTGCGGCGCGGTCATTGACGGAACGCGCACCGTCGAGCAGATGGGGGAGGAAATTTTTCAACTGATGCTGGCGACCGCTTCCGGGCAAAAGTCGAAAAGCGAGTTGCACGGATACGGCCACAACGAGTTCGTGCCGTGGCAACTAGGTGCCATCACCTGA